One region of Flavobacteriales bacterium genomic DNA includes:
- a CDS encoding L,D-transpeptidase family protein, whose translation MRLTFLSAILTLFCYFSCSTPEPIEEFVEEILVDSTAIYERMQREQDSTLTAFFLEQYIDMMGLIDGGILRGRTITSPSIIPDLYQRHSQQLFWKDSLDRERAIEVLEKAYEDGLEPDEYHLEAIRDLDSQASDDFDILTSLDILITDGLIHYFNHLLSGRLDPKTHVPNLIHDRRSFMGSDLPRMFDSFASGRPDSLIGIFRPPSQYYHYMMKGLEHYTQLNDSGAWKVTSITERKLEPGGTYSDIPSIRERLRVEGDFMDLKSNLDDSLSDEKYYDPILQRAVERFQIRHGLNPDGVIGRGTVEAMNISAQEKVDLLKINLERARWIHHDLDSNYVLVNIAGFDLRLVKGDTLCWTTKVMVGKKSTSTPVFRDMIEYIEVNPDWTVPFSISNYEILPKLKVDESYLRRNNMELLTMSGTPVDESAIDFNDFEEKMPYIVRQGPGDNNSLGRVKFLFPNQFRVYLHDTPSKNLFVKEQRAFSHGCIRVQNPFRLAEYLLSDQGVTPAYIDSIRQTEERFRFDLETPIPVLITYSTASADADLVYFYEDVYGRDEEIRLALRPTF comes from the coding sequence ATGCGCCTGACCTTTCTCTCAGCCATCCTCACCCTATTCTGTTACTTCTCCTGCTCGACTCCAGAACCTATCGAAGAATTCGTGGAGGAGATACTGGTAGATAGCACTGCGATCTACGAACGTATGCAGCGAGAGCAGGATAGTACGCTTACGGCATTCTTCCTCGAACAATACATCGATATGATGGGACTGATAGATGGCGGAATACTCAGAGGACGTACGATCACCAGCCCGAGCATCATACCTGATCTCTATCAAAGACATTCCCAACAATTATTCTGGAAAGACAGTCTGGATCGAGAAAGGGCTATAGAAGTACTAGAAAAAGCGTACGAGGATGGTCTGGAACCCGATGAGTATCATCTGGAAGCTATCCGAGATCTGGACAGTCAAGCTTCTGATGATTTCGACATCCTTACCAGCTTGGATATATTGATAACCGATGGATTGATCCACTACTTCAATCATCTCCTCAGCGGGCGATTGGACCCCAAGACCCACGTCCCTAATCTCATTCACGATAGACGTTCATTTATGGGCTCGGACCTCCCTAGAATGTTCGATAGCTTCGCTTCAGGCCGTCCTGACTCGTTGATCGGGATCTTTAGGCCACCTTCCCAGTACTATCACTACATGATGAAAGGGCTGGAGCATTATACCCAGTTGAATGATAGTGGTGCCTGGAAGGTGACCAGCATCACTGAGCGAAAATTGGAACCAGGTGGCACCTATTCGGATATTCCGAGCATCAGAGAACGACTGCGGGTAGAAGGAGACTTCATGGACCTGAAGTCCAATTTGGATGACTCGCTATCAGACGAGAAATACTATGACCCTATCCTGCAACGTGCAGTCGAGCGTTTCCAGATCAGACACGGTCTGAATCCCGATGGGGTGATCGGAAGGGGTACAGTCGAAGCCATGAACATCTCTGCTCAGGAAAAAGTCGATCTGCTGAAGATCAATCTCGAACGCGCCCGTTGGATCCATCATGACCTGGACAGCAACTATGTACTGGTCAATATCGCAGGATTCGATCTGCGCTTGGTCAAGGGAGATACCCTCTGCTGGACTACCAAAGTGATGGTCGGCAAGAAGAGTACCAGCACACCTGTCTTCAGGGACATGATCGAATATATCGAAGTCAATCCCGACTGGACCGTCCCCTTCTCCATTTCCAATTATGAGATACTTCCCAAACTCAAAGTGGACGAGTCCTATCTGCGTAGGAACAACATGGAACTACTCACGATGTCAGGAACACCCGTGGATGAGAGCGCTATCGATTTCAACGACTTCGAAGAAAAAATGCCTTACATCGTCCGTCAAGGACCTGGGGATAACAACTCCTTGGGGAGGGTCAAATTCCTCTTTCCCAATCAATTCCGGGTGTACCTCCATGACACCCCTTCCAAGAATCTCTTCGTCAAAGAACAGCGTGCCTTCAGCCATGGATGTATCCGGGTACAGAACCCCTTTCGCTTGGCAGAATATCTCTTGAGCGATCAAGGTGTTACTCCTGCCTACATAGATTCTATACGCCAGACCGAAGAGCGATTCCGATTCGACCTGGAGACTCCCATTCCCGTGCTGATCACCTACTCGACAGCAAGTGCTGATGCCGATCTGGTCTATTTCTATGAGGACGTGTATGGCAGAGATGAAGAGATCCGGCTTGCCCTGCGACCTACATTCTGA
- a CDS encoding uroporphyrinogen decarboxylase yields MDWQDLVGYSASFFLIISFMFKDIIKLRIFNTLGCVLFIVYGVLLDLNWPIIIPNVFISSVNIYQLLKAQKAVSS; encoded by the coding sequence ATGGATTGGCAGGATTTGGTCGGATACAGTGCGAGTTTCTTTCTCATCATCTCGTTCATGTTCAAGGACATCATCAAACTCCGCATCTTCAACACCTTGGGCTGTGTACTCTTTATCGTGTACGGAGTGCTTCTCGACCTCAATTGGCCCATCATCATACCCAATGTTTTCATCTCTTCGGTCAATATCTACCAACTATTAAAGGCTCAGAAAGCTGTTTCCAGCTAG
- a CDS encoding murein L,D-transpeptidase catalytic domain family protein produces the protein MAIVLFIGLSSFANAPEDHNPGLPSAYEQILTHGLSDEALTQAIDGYATMSDKYGDLKETLVVIDYSKSSNTERMYILNMGDTTLTRTSLVAHGRNSGNEFATSFSNQVGSYQSSLGFFRTAETYEGKHGLSLRLDGLEIGINHKARERAIVIHKADYVSLDFAAQHGRIGRSLGCPALPLEDYTEVIEEIKEGCLLFIYGGDENYAFRSSIIAQS, from the coding sequence TTGGCAATAGTGCTGTTCATAGGCTTGAGTTCATTTGCCAATGCTCCAGAAGACCATAACCCCGGCCTCCCCTCTGCTTACGAACAGATATTGACACATGGTCTCTCTGATGAGGCCTTGACACAGGCCATAGATGGCTATGCCACCATGTCGGATAAATATGGCGACCTCAAAGAAACATTGGTGGTGATCGACTATTCAAAAAGCTCCAACACCGAGCGGATGTATATCCTCAATATGGGAGACACCACATTGACCCGCACCAGTCTGGTAGCTCATGGGAGGAATTCCGGAAACGAGTTTGCGACTTCCTTCTCCAATCAAGTAGGTTCCTATCAAAGCAGCTTAGGATTCTTCCGTACGGCCGAGACCTATGAAGGAAAGCACGGTCTATCTCTCAGGCTCGATGGATTGGAGATCGGAATCAATCACAAGGCCCGCGAAAGGGCTATCGTCATCCATAAGGCCGACTACGTCAGCTTGGATTTTGCCGCACAGCACGGCCGTATCGGACGTAGTCTGGGCTGCCCCGCCCTGCCCCTCGAGGATTACACAGAGGTCATCGAAGAAATCAAAGAAGGCTGCCTGCTATTCATCTATGGCGGAGATGAGAACTACGCCTTCCGATCCTCGATCATCGCGCAAAGCTGA